In a single window of the Rhodanobacter sp. LX-99 genome:
- a CDS encoding putative adhesin → MPAGRTSILNDQLYLYTKNNGAKSGDHVVIDSHGFKSPHQRNQFPIPTNNAGHQISIHFYTPGGKAVVSGTTIARYDDGTQLSWANVVKQVLRNEVVSSKTYVSGTNCTNYGLAKINPSEDTSWRGAVSNFVGERNTVVSNDILGLLNRSNPARDIVTVRNRRFTGYVTLEEVVAALAAMDYTDIHCTFCRSRLLVPEFMYPGHARHF, encoded by the coding sequence ATGCCTGCCGGAAGAACGTCGATTCTCAACGATCAACTTTATCTTTACACGAAGAACAACGGCGCAAAGAGCGGCGACCATGTCGTCATCGATTCGCACGGGTTCAAATCCCCGCACCAGAGAAACCAATTTCCCATTCCGACCAACAACGCAGGCCACCAGATCAGCATCCATTTCTACACGCCGGGCGGAAAAGCAGTCGTGTCAGGAACCACGATAGCGAGGTATGACGACGGCACTCAGCTAAGTTGGGCCAACGTCGTGAAACAGGTCCTGCGCAACGAAGTCGTGTCATCCAAGACGTACGTGTCTGGTACCAACTGCACCAATTACGGCCTGGCAAAGATCAACCCCTCCGAAGACACCTCCTGGAGGGGCGCCGTCAGCAATTTTGTCGGCGAAAGAAACACCGTAGTCTCGAACGACATCCTCGGTCTATTGAACAGGTCAAATCCTGCAAGGGATATCGTGACCGTGCGCAATCGCCGATTCACAGGCTACGTGACACTTGAAGAAGTGGTGGCTGCGTTGGCCGCCATGGACTACACCGACATCCACTGCACGTTCTGCAGGAGCAGGTTGCTGGTTCCGGAATTCATGTATCCAGGCCACGCCAGACACTTCTAG
- a CDS encoding VOC family protein, whose protein sequence is MIFVNLPVSNLPASMAFYEALGFANNPQFTDETAACMVWSEAIYVMLLTHGKWRTFTDRPIPSPTSSEVSLALALDSREAVDAMIAAAAASGGTADVNPVQELGFMYARDLADPDGHVWGPFWMDMAAMPAG, encoded by the coding sequence ATGATCTTCGTCAACCTCCCTGTGTCCAACCTACCGGCCTCGATGGCTTTTTACGAAGCGCTGGGCTTTGCCAACAACCCGCAATTCACCGACGAAACCGCCGCCTGCATGGTGTGGAGCGAGGCGATCTACGTGATGCTGCTTACGCACGGCAAGTGGCGCACGTTCACCGACCGCCCGATTCCGTCGCCGACCTCGAGCGAGGTCTCGCTCGCGCTCGCACTGGACAGCCGCGAGGCCGTCGATGCCATGATCGCGGCGGCTGCGGCCAGCGGCGGCACCGCGGACGTCAATCCCGTGCAGGAACTGGGCTTCATGTATGCGCGCGACCTTGCCGACCCGGATGGACACGTCTGGGGGCCGTTCTGGATGGACATGGCGGCCATGCCCGCCGGTTAG
- a CDS encoding VOC family protein translates to MASKNTICLWYDGAALDAATFYAKTFPDSAVGAVHRAPGDYPAGKQGDVLMVEFTVMGIPCLGMNGGPGTPHTNAFSFQVATDDQAETDRLWNAIIGNGGQASECGWCKDQWGLSWQITPRALMAAVTDPDPAVAKRAFEAMMTMTKIDIAAIEAARRG, encoded by the coding sequence ATGGCCAGCAAGAACACGATTTGCCTTTGGTACGACGGCGCCGCCCTGGATGCCGCGACGTTCTACGCCAAGACGTTCCCGGACAGCGCCGTGGGCGCCGTCCACCGCGCGCCGGGCGACTACCCCGCCGGCAAGCAGGGCGACGTGCTGATGGTGGAGTTCACGGTCATGGGCATCCCCTGCCTGGGCATGAACGGCGGCCCCGGGACCCCGCACACCAATGCGTTCTCGTTCCAGGTAGCCACCGACGACCAGGCCGAAACCGACCGCCTGTGGAACGCGATCATCGGCAACGGCGGCCAGGCCAGCGAGTGCGGCTGGTGCAAGGACCAGTGGGGCCTGTCGTGGCAGATCACCCCGCGCGCCCTGATGGCTGCGGTCACCGACCCGGATCCCGCCGTCGCCAAGCGCGCGTTCGAGGCGATGATGACGATGACGAAAATCGACATCGCCGCGATCGAGGCCGCCCGGCGCGGCTGA
- a CDS encoding DUF2188 domain-containing protein: MKNYHITKDSDGWKLKEQGAERATIRAGTKAEIVHKTSEFMSDKVGSVKIHKENGEIEEERTYQRKDDPAKSKG; this comes from the coding sequence ATGAAGAACTATCACATCACCAAGGACAGTGACGGCTGGAAGCTCAAGGAACAAGGCGCTGAACGCGCGACGATCAGAGCCGGCACCAAAGCCGAAATCGTTCACAAAACCAGCGAATTCATGAGCGACAAAGTGGGATCCGTAAAGATCCACAAGGAAAACGGGGAGATCGAGGAGGAACGGACTTACCAACGCAAGGACGACCCGGCCAAGTCGAAAGGTTGA
- a CDS encoding glutathione S-transferase family protein, giving the protein MTPTITAFESSPDRGQGLARDTRVRWALEEAGQPYDVRLVSFKAMKEPAHRALHPFGQIPTYEEGELVLFESGAIVLHIAQRHAGLLPGDANARARAIMWMFAALNTVEPPILDLQTAKFAEGDKPWTAERLLLIKDRIRARLGDLSVRLGDADWLDGAFSAGDLMMVHTLQRLKPSGLLDEYPSLAAYVARGEARPAYKRAFAAQLAVFTGKSPAG; this is encoded by the coding sequence ATGACCCCCACCATCACCGCCTTTGAAAGTTCGCCCGATCGCGGCCAGGGACTCGCGCGCGACACGCGCGTTCGCTGGGCGCTGGAAGAAGCAGGCCAGCCTTACGACGTTCGCCTTGTTTCATTCAAGGCAATGAAGGAACCCGCGCATCGCGCGCTGCACCCGTTCGGGCAGATTCCCACCTATGAAGAAGGCGAGCTCGTCCTGTTCGAGTCCGGCGCCATCGTGTTGCATATCGCGCAGCGCCATGCGGGCCTGCTGCCGGGCGACGCGAACGCCCGGGCGCGCGCGATCATGTGGATGTTCGCCGCGCTCAACACCGTGGAGCCGCCCATCCTCGACCTGCAAACCGCCAAGTTCGCGGAAGGCGACAAGCCCTGGACCGCGGAACGCCTGCTGCTCATCAAGGATCGCATCCGCGCCCGACTGGGCGATCTCTCCGTCCGCCTTGGCGACGCCGACTGGCTCGACGGCGCATTCAGCGCAGGCGACCTCATGATGGTGCACACGCTGCAGCGGCTGAAGCCCTCGGGCCTGCTGGACGAGTATCCGAGCCTCGCCGCCTACGTCGCCCGCGGCGAAGCGCGGCCGGCGTACAAGCGTGCGTTTGCCGCGCAGCTGGCGGTGTTCACCGGCAAGTCGCCGGCCGGTTGA
- a CDS encoding DUF1579 domain-containing protein, with protein sequence MPSRCRAFLSCLAVMGLPYLPVAPACARAPQAAKAVAETPRDGQHDFDFEIGTWRTHLKRLAHPLSGSSEWVEYEGVTTVRKVWNGRANLVELTADGPDGHFEGLNLRLYNPRSRQWSLNFANSSGGTLGQPTIGRFVDGRGEFYDQEDFDGRAIFVRFVITPLDADTIRFEQAFSDDGGKTWEINWVATDTRMK encoded by the coding sequence ATGCCGAGCCGTTGCCGCGCTTTCCTGTCGTGCCTGGCCGTCATGGGGCTGCCGTACCTGCCGGTTGCGCCTGCCTGCGCACGAGCCCCGCAGGCCGCCAAGGCGGTAGCGGAAACACCGCGCGATGGCCAGCACGATTTCGATTTCGAGATCGGCACATGGCGCACGCACCTGAAGCGGCTGGCGCATCCCCTGTCGGGATCCAGCGAATGGGTGGAATACGAGGGCGTCACCACCGTGCGCAAGGTCTGGAACGGCCGCGCCAACCTGGTCGAACTGACGGCCGACGGCCCGGACGGCCATTTCGAAGGCCTGAACCTGCGGCTCTACAACCCGCGGTCGCGCCAGTGGAGCCTCAACTTCGCCAACAGCAGCGGCGGGACGTTGGGACAGCCGACGATCGGCCGATTCGTCGACGGCCGCGGCGAGTTCTACGACCAGGAAGACTTCGACGGACGCGCCATCTTCGTCCGTTTCGTGATCACGCCGCTCGACGCCGACACGATCCGCTTCGAGCAGGCCTTCTCGGACGACGGCGGCAAGACCTGGGAGATCAACTGGGTGGCGACCGATACGCGGATGAAGTAG
- a CDS encoding DUF3761 domain-containing protein → MLGLIPGLSLAQKHEPSTSHTAPAGVVTLVEKGSYTNREGFEVHRPAHTTTGTIPSGATAQCRDGSFSFSMSRRGTCSHHGGVARWL, encoded by the coding sequence ATGCTTGGCCTCATCCCCGGCCTGTCGCTGGCGCAGAAGCATGAGCCTTCAACGTCACATACTGCCCCCGCGGGTGTGGTGACGCTTGTGGAGAAGGGCAGCTATACGAACCGTGAGGGGTTCGAGGTTCATCGTCCAGCGCATACGACCACGGGGACGATTCCATCGGGTGCAACGGCACAATGTCGAGATGGATCATTCAGCTTCAGCATGAGCCGCCGTGGTACCTGCTCGCATCATGGAGGCGTTGCTCGGTGGCTATGA
- a CDS encoding helix-turn-helix transcriptional regulator: protein MATDPRTIFGQRLAEVRKAKGFSQESLALESGLARSYLGGVERGQRNIALLNIYKLAKALKVSPAHLLEPVSGLKK, encoded by the coding sequence ATGGCCACAGATCCCAGAACAATCTTCGGCCAGCGCCTGGCTGAAGTCCGCAAGGCAAAGGGTTTCTCCCAAGAGAGTCTTGCACTCGAAAGCGGGCTCGCCCGCAGCTATCTCGGTGGCGTCGAGCGCGGTCAGCGCAACATTGCGCTACTGAACATTTATAAGCTTGCAAAGGCCCTGAAGGTCAGTCCCGCTCACCTGTTGGAGCCGGTGTCTGGGCTCAAGAAGTAG
- a CDS encoding AAA family ATPase, with translation MRISKITVENFRSIERVELAANRFNVLAGQNNHGKTNLFEAIEWFYNGSGNLDDIRFKHQAVREVTVEIEYSDIQAGIAAVINEATKARFEKFADGRDVIKVRRTTAEDPSKRQLWDEAKGEWTQKNFAGFDKAFNDCVPRLQYVSTRTSLTEVSKWGKKTPIGEMLSGVLNAILEKSEKYRQFKEKFDELFTHEQSEVRQELDRLAGKVKDHLEQQFPECSKVGFSVKPPMFDELLKSFETSVDDGIETSAEEKGDGMQRALMLAILKAYSDHRRESDELGKRFLFLIDEAELHLHPTAQRQLKLALMDLVKNGDQVFINTHSSVLVTDEDNDQTLWRVEKVDGATSIKKIEGRDKPELIYELLGGSPADLLFPRNFLVVEGASEDILLGHVVRRFYIDKPQTKIIRAEGDHSRQKRSMDAINVAFVPLSQTPVYSERLIVLCDQPTPERKNDFDGFMRAYARHEQNGQFVVAPTHSLEESYPEPWRKTADQVRAMSGRDKTDLAELVGQNITQTQFENEMAHAFAALAKAWEKAHS, from the coding sequence ATGCGTATCAGCAAGATCACCGTCGAGAACTTCCGCTCGATTGAGCGCGTTGAGCTAGCCGCCAATCGCTTTAATGTGCTGGCCGGCCAGAACAACCACGGCAAGACCAACCTCTTCGAGGCCATCGAGTGGTTCTACAACGGCTCTGGGAACCTCGACGACATCCGGTTCAAGCATCAGGCCGTCCGCGAAGTCACTGTTGAAATCGAGTATTCCGACATTCAAGCCGGCATCGCGGCTGTTATCAACGAGGCAACAAAGGCACGGTTCGAGAAGTTTGCCGATGGGCGAGATGTCATCAAGGTGAGGCGGACCACAGCGGAGGACCCGTCGAAGCGACAGCTATGGGACGAAGCGAAGGGCGAGTGGACCCAGAAGAACTTTGCCGGCTTCGATAAGGCGTTCAACGATTGCGTGCCGCGCCTCCAATACGTTTCTACCCGCACGTCTCTCACCGAAGTCTCCAAGTGGGGCAAGAAGACGCCCATCGGCGAAATGTTGTCTGGGGTGCTCAACGCTATTTTGGAGAAAAGCGAGAAATACCGTCAGTTTAAGGAGAAGTTCGACGAACTGTTCACGCATGAGCAGTCGGAGGTAAGGCAGGAACTCGACCGCCTTGCTGGGAAGGTGAAGGACCACTTGGAGCAGCAGTTTCCGGAATGTAGCAAGGTCGGATTCAGCGTGAAGCCGCCTATGTTTGATGAATTGTTGAAGTCTTTCGAAACATCGGTCGACGATGGCATCGAGACCTCCGCCGAAGAGAAGGGCGATGGTATGCAACGCGCCCTCATGCTCGCTATCTTAAAGGCCTACTCCGACCATCGCCGTGAGAGCGATGAACTGGGCAAACGGTTCCTGTTCCTCATCGATGAAGCCGAACTTCATCTCCACCCGACTGCTCAGCGCCAACTCAAGCTGGCCTTGATGGATCTGGTCAAGAACGGCGACCAGGTCTTCATCAACACCCACTCGTCGGTGCTGGTGACCGACGAGGACAACGACCAGACGCTCTGGCGGGTTGAGAAGGTCGATGGCGCGACAAGCATCAAAAAGATTGAAGGGCGTGACAAGCCGGAACTGATCTATGAACTTCTGGGCGGCTCACCGGCAGATCTCCTCTTTCCCAGAAACTTCCTGGTGGTGGAAGGGGCATCCGAAGACATCCTTTTGGGGCACGTGGTGCGACGTTTCTATATCGACAAGCCGCAGACGAAGATCATCAGGGCGGAGGGCGACCACTCCCGACAAAAGCGCTCAATGGATGCCATCAACGTAGCGTTTGTCCCGTTGTCACAAACTCCGGTGTATAGCGAGCGACTGATTGTTCTTTGCGACCAGCCAACGCCTGAGAGGAAAAACGATTTCGACGGATTCATGCGTGCATATGCGAGGCACGAGCAGAACGGCCAGTTTGTCGTTGCCCCGACTCATTCGCTGGAGGAGAGTTATCCAGAGCCTTGGCGAAAGACCGCTGACCAGGTGAGAGCGATGTCAGGGAGAGACAAAACCGATCTCGCGGAGCTGGTGGGGCAAAACATCACCCAGACGCAGTTCGAGAACGAGATGGCTCACGCCTTTGCGGCGCTGGCGAAGGCATGGGAGAAAGCCCACAGCTAG
- a CDS encoding DUF3761 domain-containing protein, whose amino-acid sequence MLRFVPLILLLGAIPNLSLAQKHEPSTSHTAPAGVVTLVEKGSYTNREGFEVHRPAHTATGTIPSGATAQCRDGSFSFSMSHRGTCSHHGGVVRWL is encoded by the coding sequence ATGCTTAGGTTCGTACCACTGATTCTCTTGCTTGGCGCCATTCCCAACCTGTCGCTGGCGCAGAAGCATGAGCCTTCAACGTCACATACTGCCCCCGCCGGGGTGGTGACGCTTGTGGAGAAGGGCAGCTACACGAACCGTGAGGGGTTTGAAGTTCATCGCCCAGCGCATACGGCCACCGGGACGATTCCGTCGGGTGCAACTGCACAATGTCGAGACGGATCATTCAGCTTCAGCATGAGCCATCGCGGTACCTGCTCTCATCATGGAGGCGTTGTTCGATGGCTATGA
- a CDS encoding helix-turn-helix domain-containing protein — protein MSSDKKARPGAYLLATSHPLADCPLHAAFVAVGGKWKLTILYWLAREPHHFSGLLRRVAPISHKVLTEQLRELEADGLVERLVAGRVPAPVQYRLSGYGETVLPLVEEARVWGLAHLRRMRGPGPAPSAAALGCGDALGK, from the coding sequence ATGTCCAGCGACAAGAAGGCACGTCCAGGTGCGTATCTGTTGGCCACCTCCCATCCGCTGGCGGATTGCCCGCTGCACGCGGCCTTCGTCGCGGTCGGCGGCAAATGGAAGCTCACGATCCTGTATTGGCTCGCGCGCGAGCCCCATCACTTTTCCGGCCTGCTGCGCCGCGTCGCGCCGATTTCGCACAAGGTGCTGACCGAGCAGCTGCGCGAGCTCGAAGCCGACGGCCTGGTCGAGCGCCTGGTGGCCGGACGCGTGCCAGCGCCGGTGCAGTACCGCCTGAGCGGCTACGGAGAGACGGTCTTGCCGCTGGTGGAGGAAGCAAGGGTCTGGGGCCTGGCGCACCTTCGGCGAATGCGCGGGCCGGGTCCGGCGCCGTCGGCGGCAGCGCTGGGCTGTGGCGATGCCCTGGGCAAGTAG
- a CDS encoding LirA/MavJ family T4SS effector — MEKKSPAQIGAEIQKFFPHFNSDKQKNDKAKFKGAFENRDGLMVYAGESALFHDLCQIGALLTDEAVCLKHLKTLNERMVFEFAQLNSEDPRIKSPTLTPRMGNDQAYKNVDRPQWLLGKPPKFGGILKKILMEEELKWGFNGTEAEPTELPTLSGFVHPDSFNNLLLRQARHWKDPGASINHGEYTHRLQWWIICCEHASGGLYRLKQPPVKRFRQLPKYTTSHWRGAQIAANGATLETASQYPTLADVYTNRSLWDFLCDCVPADDSMKESTPASDTFRSPQYMNLYLTAPAREFDQPEIRVLYNYLVARFNKRTWQNANNMLRPYKAVLAKKWGMSEGQFDLAFADVSKYGQTDVFATVDGQVVSKPK; from the coding sequence ATGGAAAAGAAGAGTCCGGCGCAGATTGGTGCAGAAATCCAGAAGTTCTTTCCCCACTTCAACTCCGACAAGCAGAAGAACGACAAGGCCAAGTTCAAGGGCGCGTTCGAGAACCGCGATGGCCTGATGGTGTATGCCGGCGAATCGGCGCTGTTCCACGACTTGTGCCAGATCGGTGCACTGCTGACGGATGAGGCCGTGTGCCTGAAACACCTCAAGACGTTGAATGAGCGGATGGTGTTCGAATTCGCGCAGCTGAACTCCGAAGACCCTCGCATCAAGTCGCCCACGCTCACGCCGCGGATGGGGAACGACCAGGCCTACAAGAATGTCGACAGGCCACAGTGGCTGCTGGGCAAGCCGCCGAAGTTCGGCGGCATCCTCAAGAAGATCCTCATGGAGGAAGAGCTGAAGTGGGGATTCAACGGCACCGAGGCCGAGCCGACCGAACTGCCCACCTTGTCCGGGTTCGTCCACCCCGACAGCTTCAACAACCTGCTGCTGCGGCAGGCGCGCCACTGGAAGGACCCGGGCGCTTCCATCAATCACGGCGAATACACGCATCGCCTGCAGTGGTGGATCATCTGCTGCGAACACGCCAGCGGCGGCCTGTACCGCCTGAAGCAGCCCCCCGTGAAGCGCTTCCGGCAACTTCCGAAATACACGACCTCGCATTGGCGTGGTGCGCAGATCGCGGCCAACGGCGCGACCCTCGAGACGGCCAGCCAGTATCCCACCCTGGCGGACGTCTACACCAACCGCTCGCTTTGGGATTTCCTGTGCGACTGCGTGCCGGCCGACGATTCCATGAAGGAGAGCACGCCGGCCAGCGATACGTTCCGTTCGCCCCAGTACATGAACCTGTACCTGACGGCCCCCGCCCGCGAATTCGACCAGCCCGAAATCCGCGTGCTCTACAACTACCTGGTGGCGCGCTTCAACAAACGCACCTGGCAGAACGCCAACAACATGCTGCGGCCCTACAAGGCCGTGCTGGCAAAGAAGTGGGGCATGAGCGAGGGGCAATTCGACCTGGCTTTCGCGGACGTATCGAAGTACGGCCAGACGGACGTCTTCGCCACCGTCGACGGGCAGGTGGTGAGCAAACCCAAATGA